Within Microbacterium oryzae, the genomic segment CCGTGAGCGGCGATGAACCGATGACGGCACCCCTGAGCGGCGCGTCCGCACCGACACCCGCCCGCACCTTTCTGCGCGGGTGCTCGCGCCGCCCGGCCAGGGACTACGCCGCTCCTGCCGTGTGTAGACGATGGCGTCGCCCGCTACTGTGGAGGACATGAATAAGAGCACCATCTGGAGCGTCCTCGGCGGCATCCTCGCCGTCATCATCGCCTGGTGGCTGGTGAACGTGCTGTTCTCGGTGCTCGCGTTCGTCTTCAAGCTGCTGGTCGTCGCCGTCGTCGCGGTGATCGTGTTCTTCGTCATCCGCTCGCTCTTCAGCTCGCGCCGCGGCTGACCCGACGGGGGCCGTCAGCCCTCGAGCGAGAGCGGCTGCACGAGAACGCGCCGGCGATCGCGCACCCACACCGCACCGGTCTCCTTCCGCTCGGCGCGCGTGGCGAAGCGGTAACGGTACGAGACGACGCGGACGAACCGCGGCCGATGGCCGTCGAACGGGTCGTTCTTCAGGAGCCGCAGCGTGGGACCATCCGCCTGCAGCAGCCGCACCAGGAAGACGAGGAACCAGTCCTCGAGACGGTACCCGAGCGGCAGAAACCACATCAGCCAGTCGAGGCGCAGGTGGTACGGCGCCCACTGCGGCGGGGTCCGTCGCACGTCGCCGGGCTTGCCGCGGAATCCGTACTCGCTCCATTCGGCGAGCTCGGGGTTCGCATCGAGCGTGCCCTCCGCCACGTACTCGATGCGCTCCTTCGTCACGGTGCCGAACGCGCCGTACGCATTGGCGAGGTTCCAGCGGTTGAAGCTCGCGTTCATCAGCTGGCGGTGGGCGAAGAGGTTCTTCAGCGGCGCCCAGCTCAGCACGATGTAGAGCAGCGCGACGGCGGACGTGACGACGATCCAGTACAGCGGGATGGTCCCGCTCGCGTCACCGGGGATGCCGATCGCCGAGAAGCCGAGCACGATGGTCGCCCAGTTCAGCCACGCGAAGTTGCCGGTGAGCACGAGCCAGAGCTGCGTCGCGACGACGATGGCGGCGGCGAGCGCGCCGACGAGCAGCGGGATGTCGTCGGGCAACCAGAGGCCCAGGATCGGCACGAACAGCAGCCACGGCACGACCAGCTGCGCGAAGTGATTGCCCACCACCTCGAGCTTGTGGAACCACCGCGGCAGGAGGTGCGCATGACGGCTCAGCGGACCGGGCATCGGCTGCGTCTCATGGTGGAAGGTGAGGGCGGTGAGGTCGCGCCATTCCCGTCCGCCGCGGATCTTGATCATCCCTGCCCCGAACTCGAGGCGGAACACGAGCCACCAGAAGAGCACGATGACGGCAGTCGCAGGTGGCTGATCGCTCGACCCGAGGAACGCGGCGAGGAAGCCGGCCTCGAGGAGCAGCATCTCCCATCCGAACCCGTAGAACGTCTGGCCGATCGAGACGATCGACATGTAGCCGAACCAGATCGCCAGGAAGCACAGCATCGGCACCCAGGGCGGCCCGAGCTGGGGGACGCCGGCGATGAGGAGTGCGCTCACGAGGATTCCGACGATGCAGAGCGCCGCGAGCCGCCGGTCGGAGTACCGCACCCACCGGAAGAGCGTCGGACGCACGGCCTTCTTCGCGCGGTCGGAGGAGCGCGCCCACTCCAGAAGCTCAGGAGCCGGGAGCAGACCGTGCTCGCCGAGCAGCGCTCGGAACTGGTTCAGGCTCGACAGGAAGGCGACGAGGTACAGCGCCGCGATGCCGCGCTGGAGCACCTCGCGCGCGAAGGTGAAATCGACCGCAGCGAAGCCGTCCATGCCGTCACGCTACGACGGCGCGTCGACGGCGTCAGGGGCTTGACGAGAAGCGCACCGCGAGGCCGCGGTCAAGGGGGCTGGTCGCGCGAAACCAGCTACGCATATATTGAGGCATGGACAGCACCACCGGAACCATCGTCGCCGTCGTCGGCCCCGGTGCCGACGACGTGCTCGCCTCCGCCGACGTGCTCGGCGGTGTCTCAGCGCTCTCGCTCCGCGGCTCCGAGCCCGCGATCGCGTCGCACCGGATCTCGGCCTCGGGCACGCCCTGGGTCGTCCATGACGCGGATCCGCTCGAGCACGTCGCCTCTGCCTGGATCGAGTTCTTCCAGGAGCGCGCGACGCTCGGCGCCCTCGAAGCCGAGATCGACGACGCGCTCGGGCAATTCGAGCGGGGCCACGCGCTCATGCCGGATTACTACCTCGTGCTCGAGCCCGACGACGCTCCCGAGATCTGGCGGCACTGGTGGTGCGGGGCGCTCGGCTACCGCGCTCCACGTCGCGTGCTCCCCATCCACGCGTCGTCCGGGGCCGATGCGCTCCGCCGCATGCTCCGCAGCCTGCCGACCTCGCGCCCCTGGCCCGACCCGGCGAACTGGCTGCCCGGCCTCGCCATGCAGATCCCGGACCGGGTGGGCCTGCGCGACCGCGTCGCGCCGCCCGACTCCACCGCTTCCTGACGTCGGATGGCTGGGCGTCAGTCGACGAGGTCGGGAAGCGCCGCCTTCAGCTCGGCGAGCCACGCGCGCGCGTTGCCGTCCGAGGGAGCCCGCCAGTCGCCGCGAGGCGACAGCGAGCCCGCGGGCGAGACCTTCGGCCCGTTCGGGATGGCGGAGCGCTTGAACTGCGCGAAGCCGAAGAAGCGCTTGAGGAACACCTGCTCCCACTTCACGATCGTCGCGAGGTCGTAGGCGTAGTGCTCGTCCTCGGGGAATCCCGGAGGCCAGGCGCCGGACTCCGCATCCGCCCACGCGTGCTGTGCGAGGAACGCGATCTTCGACGGGCGCAGGCCGTAGCGCAGGATGTGGAAGAGCGTGAAGTCGTGCAGTGCGTACGGGCCGATCGTGCTCTCGGTGGACTGGGTCTTGCCGTCTTGACCGGCCGGCACGAGCTCGGGGCTGATCTCGGTGTCGAGCACCGACTGCAGCACGGTGCGCTCGGCCTCGGAGACGCCCTCGCCGTGCGCGATCACCCAGCGGATGAGGTGCTGCATGAGCGTCTTCGGCACCCCGGGGTTCACCGAGTAGTGGCTCATCTGGTCGCCCACCCCGTACGTCGCCCACCCGAGTGCGATCTCCGACAGGTCGCCCGTGCCGACGACGATGCCGCCGTGGTGGTTCGCGAGCCGGAACAGGTAGTCGGTCCGCATACCCGCCTGCACGTTCTCGAACGTCACGTCGTAGACCGGCTCCCCGCGACCGAACGGATGGCCCATCTGCTTGAGCATCTCGGTTGCGGCGGGGCGGATGTCGATGGTCTCGATCGACGCGCCGACCGACTCCGCGAGGGCGATCGCGTTCGACTTCGTGTGCTCGCTCGTCGCGAAGCCGGGCATCGTGTAGGCGAGGATGTCGCTGCGCGGCCGCCCCATCCGGTCCATGGCGCGGGCGATGACGAGGAGCGCGTGCGTGGAGTCGAGGCCGCCGCTGACGCCGATGACGGGCTTCGGGTCGCCGATCGCGCGCATGCGCTGCACGAGGCCGGAGACCTGGATGTTGAACGCCTCGTAGCAGTCCTGCGCGAGGCGAGCGGGGTCATCCGGAACGAAGGGGAAGCGGTCGAGCACGCGCCGCAGGCCGACGTCGCCGCGCGGCGGGTCGAGCTCGAAGCGGATGGTGCGGAACTCGAGCTTTTCGCCGTGCGTCCGGCGGTTGTCGTCGAAGGTGCCCGCGCGCATGCGGTCCTGGCGCAGCCGATCGAGGTCGACGTCCGCGACGGAATAGCGCGGGCCATCCGGGAAGCGCTCGGTCTGCGCGAGCAGCGTGCCGCCCTCGTAGATCATCGTCTGGCCATCCCACGAGACGTCGTTCGTCGACTCGCCGAGACCCGCGGCGGCATACGCGTACACCGCCAGGCAGCGCGCCGATGCGGACTGGCACAGCAGGTGCCGGTCGTCCGCGCGCGCGATGGTGATCGGGCTGCCGGAGAGGTTCAGGAGCACGCTCGCGCCGGCCAGCGCGGCGAGCGAGGACGGCGGCACCGGCACCCACATGTCCTCGCAGATCTCCGCGTGGATGACGAGGCCGGGAATGTCCGTGGCGTCGAACAGCAGGTCGGGGCCGAACGGCACCTCGCGACCGGCGACCGCGATCGTACCGCGCTGGTCGTCACCCGGCGCGTACCAGCGACGCTCGTAGAACTCCCGGTAGGTGGGAAGATTCGACTTCGGCGCGACGCCGAGGATCTCGCCGCGATGGATCACGACGGCCGTGTTGAAGAGCCGGTTGCCGTGAGCGAGCGGCGCGCCGACGACGAGCACCGGGAGAAGATCCGCGGAGGCCTCGACGATCGTCTGGATGGCCGCGTGCACCGCGTCGAGAAGCGGATCCTGCAGGACCAGATCCTCGATCGAGTACCCCGACAGGCACAGTTCGGGGTAGACGACCACCGCGACCGCGTCGTCGCTCAGCTCGCGCGCGCTCTCGATGACCGCGGCCGCGTTCGCGGCGGGATCCGCGATCGCGAGGGGGATCGTCGCCGCCGCCACGCGGGCGTAGCCATGGCCGTATGCGCTCTCGAATGCGTACTCGCTCACGTCGACCAGTCTGGCACCCGGGCGAGGGCCGGATGCCAGGGGTTGACGGATGCCGCGTCGCCGGGAAGGACGTGCCGCCCGGAACGAGACGCGAGCGGGATGGCCGGGCCTACGCGGGCAGGACGGCCGCGAGCGGCGCGGCGAAGGTGTGGCCGTCGAACTCGCCGGGCTCGTCGAGTCCGTTGCTCGCGCTCGTGACGATGACGCGTCCGTCTCGGGTGACGAGCGCGCTCGTCGGGTTCTGCGCGGGCACCGGCACCTGCGCGAGAAGCGTGCCGTCGACGGCATACACGTCCAGGCGCGCGCCGCCGTAGATCGCGTTCCAGATGCGTCCCTGCGGGTCGACGTGCAGGCCATCCGGCGATCCGCCCTCGACCTCGGCGAACGTCTCCAGCGCGGTCACGTCGGCGACGCGCGCACGCAGGATGCGCCCCTTCGTCGTGTCCGCGATGAGGACGTGCTCGCCGCCGCGCAGGAAGGTCGGTCCGTTCGGGATGTCGATGTCGGGCAGCAGGCGCGTCACCTCGCCGGTCACGGCATCCCATCGCCAGACCGAGCCCTCCGCCGGCTCGTCGCCGCGCGCCATGGTCCCGAACCAGAGCGAGCCGTCGGGTGCGAAGGCGCCGTCGTTCACGCGGTGATGCGCGGGATCGAGCCCGGTGTCGGCGAGGCGGGTGTGGTCTCCGAAGATGCTGAGCTCGACGACGCCCGCGCCCGCCGCGGCGATGAGGCGTCCGTCGGGCGCGCGCTCGGCGAACCCGATCGGCATATCGAGGCGATGGGTGTCGGCGGCCCCGCCCTCCGGGGTCCACGCATGCAGCACGCCGCCCTCGAGGTCGACCCAGTGGACGACGCCGTCGACGAGCCGGAGGCCCTCGCCGAGCGGGTACGGGTCGCGGGTCAGTCGGGTCCAGGGGGACGTGCTCTGCATGCCGTTGCCTTCCGTTCGCGTGCCCCCGATGCTACGCGGGGCGGGGAGGGCCCCGGCGCGCAGGCCGATGTCGGCGACCCCGACTAGCGTCGAAGGCGTGAGATACATCCCGACCGAGCAGCGCGTGATCTGGAGCGCCAGCGACCTCAAGGCGGCCGCCGAGTGCGAGTTCGCCTGGCTGCGCGCGATCGACGCCAAGGCGGGGCGCATCGCGGCGGTGGAGGACCCGGAGGACGTCATGCTCGAGCGGGCGGCTCGCCTCGGCGACCGCCACGAGGAGCGCGTGCTCGAGGCCTACCGCGACACGTTCGGCGATCGGGTCGTCGAGATCGAGAAGGTCTCGTCGCGGGACCAGCAGGCGCTCGCCGCCGTGGTGGCCGAGACCGTCGAGGCGCTGCACTCGGACGCGGCGGTGCTCTTCCAGGCGGCTTTCGCCACCGACGAGTTCGTCGGGTTCGCCGACTTCCTCGTGCACGAGGCGGATGGCCGGTGGCGCGTTCAGGACAGCAAGCTCGCGCGGACGGCTCGGGTCACCGCGCTCATGCAGCTCGCCGCATACGTCGACCAGCTGCAGCGGCTGGGCGTCCCGACGTCCGACGAGGTGGACCTCCTCCTCGGCGACGGCACGACGTCCACACACCGCGTGGCCGATCTCATGCCGATGTTCGCCGTGCGCCGCGCGCGCCTGCGGGCCCTCATCGCCGACCGCCGGCTCGATCTCGGTGCCGCGGCCGAGGCCATCCGCTGGGGTGACGAGCGCGGTGAGCTGCAGATCACCGCGTGCGGGCGGTGCGCCACGTGCGAGCTCGAGGTCGTCGCGCATCGCGATCTGCTTCTGGTCGCCGGCATGCGTCCGTCGCAGCGCGCGCGGCTGCGCGACACGGGCATCGAGACCATCGACGACCTCGCGGCCGCGGAGACCGGCCCCGTGAAGATGAACTCCGACGTGTTCGCGTCGCTGCGCACGCAGGCGCGTCTGCAGCTGGCGAGCCCGGCTGGTGTCCCGGGCGACGAGCCCGTGGGCGATCACCCGATTCCCGCGTACGAGGTCGTGCAGCCGATGGCTCTCGGGGCGATGCCGCGGCCGAGCGTGGGCGACGTGTTCTTCGACTTCGAGGGCGACCCGCTGTACAGCGAGCGGGTGGGATCGGCCGCAGCCTGGGGCATCGACTACCTGTTCGGATGGGTCGACATGCGCGAGCAGTACTCCGCGCTCTGGGCGCACACGCTGGCGGAGGAGAAGGTCGCGCTCGAGCGCTTCTGCGACTTCGTGGCGGCCCGTCGAGCGGCGCACCCCGACATGCACATCTACCACTACGCGCCGTACGAGCCGACCCACCTGGCCGCCATGGCCGCTCGTCACGGCGTGCGCGAAGCCGACGTCGATCGGATGCTCCGTGACGAGCTCTTCGTCGACCTGTATCCGATCGTGCGCCGCGCGCTGCGAGTCGGGTCGCGGTCGTACTCGATCAAGAAGCTCGAGCCGCTGTACATGGGCGACGAGGTGCGGACGCAGGACGTGCAGAAGGGCGATGACTCGATCGTCCGGTACGTCGAGGCGCGGGCGCTGCAGGCGGAGGGTCGGAACGACGCCGCGCAGGAGATCCTCGACGACCTCGCGGACTACAACCGCTACGACTGCGTCTCGACGCGACGGCTGCGTGACTGGCTCGTCGAGCGCGCACGGGACACCGGGGTGACGCCGGCGCCGCCGGAGGTCCCCGACGAGTTCGCGTACGCGCCGTCCCCGCTGGCGCTGGCGCTCGACGCGCAGGCGGGTGCACGGCGTGACGCGCGTGTGGCCGCCGACCCGCTCTCGACGCCGAGCGCCGACGAGGACGCGCTGCGCCTGGCCTCGGCCGCCATCGACTACTACCCGCGCGAGGCGAAGAGCTTCTGGCATGGGCACTTCCAGCGGCTGCGCGAGCCGGTCGGGCTGTGGATCGACACGCGCGACGTGTTGGCCGTCGACATCGCGCGCTGCCGCGTCGTGGACGACTGGGATCGGCCGGAGGGGGCGCGCTCGCTCCGGCGGGTCGTGGAGCTCCGCGGCGAGCTGGCCCCGGGAACGCGCCTCAGCGAGGGCAGCGAACCGTTCCTTCTCTACGCGCGGCCGGCGCCGTTCGCGAACCAGGCTTCGCCGCGGTGGATGCACGTGCCGCGCCAGGCGCGCGTGATCGAGGTGCTCGACGACGGCGCCGTGATCGAGGAGCGCGCGGCCGACGGCGAGACCTGGCAGGAGCTGCCGGTCGCCCTCACCCCCGCCCCGCCGCCCCGCGCCGGGAACCAGCAGGGCGCCATCGACGCCTGGGCCGAGACCGTGGTGCGCGCGGGGGAGCCGGGCGGATTCCCTGAGGACCCGGCCACCGACATCCTGCGCCGCCGTCCGCCGCGCGGGGGCGGCATCGTCCCCTCGGCGGGTGACGACGTGGCGGCCATCGTGCGATCGGTGCAGAACCTCGACCGCTCGTACGTCGCGGTGCAGGGTCCGCCCGGCACCGGCAAGACGTACGTGGGGTCGCACGTCATCGCGCGACTCGTCAACGAGCACGGCTACCGGGTCGGCGTCGTCGCGCAGTCGCACGCCGTCGTGGAGAACATGCTCGATCGCGTCGTGGCGGCGGGCGTCGACGGCGCGCGGGTGGCGAAGGCGCCGAAGACCGGCGCGGAGCCCCGCGACCCGTCGTTCACGGTGATCGCGAAGAACGGCGTCGCGCGGTTCACGTCCGAGCAGCGCGGCGGGTTCGTCGTGGGCGGCACGGCGTGGGACTTCACTCACACCGGGCGCATCCCGCGCGGGTCGCTCGACCTTCTCGTCATCGATGAGGCCGGACAGTTCTCGCTCGCGTCGACGATCGCCGTGTCGACCGCTGCGCGCAACCTCCTGCTGCTGGGCGACCCGCAGCAGCTTCCGCAGGTCAGCCAAGGTGTTCATCCCGCGCCGGTGGACACCTCGGCGCTCGGCTGGGTGATGGATGGCCGGCAGGTGCTGCCCGAGACGCACGGCTACTTCCTCGCCCGGTCGTGGCGCATGCATCCCGCGGTCGCGGAGGCCGTCTCCCATCTGTCGTACGCGGGCCGGCTCGCGTCGCGCGAGGGCGCCGAGCAGCGCACGGTCGAGGGGATCGATCCGGGGCTGCATCCCGTGCCCGTCCGGCATCGCGGCGATGCGACCGAGTCGCAGGACGAGGCCGACGAGGTCGTCCGGATCGTGAGCGATGCCGTGGGCCGCGCATTCACGAGCATCGAGATCGACGACGACGGCGGCGCCGACGTCTGCCCGCCGCGACCGCTCACGGAGGACGACATCATCGTCGTCGCGCCCTACAACGCGCAGCAGCAGCTCGTCGAGCAGACGCTGCGCGCGGCCGGATGGTCGCGGGTGCGGGTGGGGACGGTCGACCGGTTCCAGGGACAGGAGGCGGCGATCTCCATCGTCACGCTCGCCGCGTCCTCAGGGAAAGACGCACCTCGCGGGACCGAGTTCCTGCTGCTCGAGAACCGCCTCAACGTCGCGATCTCGCGCGCCATGGTGGCCGCGTTCCTCCTCCACTCACCCGCGCTGCTCGACGACCTGCCCTACACACCGGCCGGCGTCGCGCGCATGAGCGCGTTCGCGCGACTGGTCTCGGAGGGAGAGCTGCGATGACGAGCGCCGACGACATCCGCCGAGCCGCCGCGCAGTGGACGTGGCTGCCACGAGGCTCAGAGCACGCCGTCGACGGCAGCGTCATGGTCCGCTATCCCGCTCGGTTCGGCGGCGGCGTGCGGGTCTCGGCCTTCGCCCATCCCGGCCCTCCCGAAGCCGCCGTCGACGCGGTCCTCGCGCAGACGAGGGCGTGGGGCGAGACGCGGGTCACGTTCTGGATCGGCGAGTCCGACCGACCCGCCGGGCTCGAGGAGGAGCTGCGGCGACGCGGCGCCGTGCACGACGACACCGTCACGGTGTTCGCGCTGCCCCTCGACGAGGCGTCATCGCTGTCGGGAGCTGCCGCGCCGGCCGCGGGCGTGACGGTGGAGGCCGTCCGCACGCGCGCGCAGGTGCAGGACATGGACGCGGTCAACGTCCCGGTCTGGAACCAGGAGCCGCTCCACGGGGACGCGCTCGACGAGGAGCTCCGGGAGGTCGTCGCGGAGTGGGATGCGGGGCGCGGGTTCCGCGTGCTCGCTCGCATCGACGGCCGCCCTGTGAGCACGGGCGGCGCGACCATCGTCGACGAGTTCGTGCGCCTGTGGGGTGCCGCCACGGTGGAGAGTGCGCGCGGTCGCGGCGCGTATCGCGCCGTGCTCGCCGAGCGGCTCCGGCTCGCTCGCGAGCTCGGGGCGACCACCGCCCTCGTCAAGGGGCGAGTGGCCACCTCCGCGCCGATCCTCGCGCGCGCCGGTTTCCGCTCCTACGGAGAGGAGCGGGCCTGGCGTCTGGAGCTGAGCTGAGGCGGGTCAGACGGTGCCGTAGAGGCGGTCGCCGGCGTCGCCGAGCCCGGGGATGATGTACCCGTTCTCGTTGAGGCCCTCATCGAGCGCACCGAGCACGAGGGTCACGTCGCGGTCGTCGCCGAGCGCCTCGATCGCCTTGATGCCCTCGGGCGTGCCGAGCAGGCAGACCGCGGTCACGTCGGTCGCGCCGCGCTCGAAGAGGTACTCGATCGCCGCGGCGAGCGAGCCGCCGGTCGCGAGCATCGGGTCGAGCACGAAGCACTGCCGGCCGCTGAGGTCGTCGGGCAGGCGCTCGGCGTACGTGGCGGGGAGCAGGGTCTCCTCATTGCGGACGATGCCGAGGAACCCGACCTCCGCGGTTGGGACGAGCTTGGTCATCCCCTCGAGCATGCCCAGACCCGCGCGCAGGATGGGGACGACGAGCGGCTTCGGGTCGGCGATGCGCACACCCTGCGTCTGGACGACGGGGGTATCGATCGTCACCGGCTCGACGCGGACGTCGCGCGTGGCCTCGTAGGCGAGAAGCGTCATGAGCTCCTCGGTGAGCTGGCGGAAGACCGGCGACGGCGTGGCCTTGTCGCGGAGCACCGTGAGCTTGTGCGTGATGAGCGGATGGTCGGCGACGTGCAGGCGCATACCGAAAGGCTACCGGGACGGAGTGCGGGGAAGCAGTGAGCGCGTCGCGATCTAGGCTCGGAGCGTGAACGTCTCCGCCGCCGACCGTGCCGCGATGGACCGCGCGCTCGCGCTGGCCGACGAGGCCGCAGCTCACGGCGACATCCCCGTCGGCGCCGTGGTGCTGGGGGCGGATGGCCGTGTCCTGGGGGAGGGGCGGAACCTCCGGGAGGAGACGCACGACCCGGCCGCCCACGCCGAGATCGTCGCGATGCGCGCGGCGGCGACGGCGATCGGCTCGTGGAACCTCGAGGGCTGCACGCTGGTGGTGACCCTCGAGCCCTGCATCATGTGCGCGGGCGCGGTGCTGCAGTCCCGCCTCGCGCGCCTCGTCTTCGGTGCGTGGGATGAGAAGGCGGGTGCGGCCGGCTCCATGTACGACGTCGTGCGCGACCGCCGGCTGCCCTACCGGGCGGAGGTGGTCGGCGGCGTGCGCGAGGACGAGGCCGTGCAGCGCCTGCGCGCGTTCTTCACCGCGCGCCGCTGACGCAGCCTCTCGGTGCAGGCACCGACTCAGAGATTCGGATTGCTCGCGCGGCCGTCGAGCCAGAGCATGTCCGACGGGTCGGCGTGGCTGCCGGTGCTGCCGACATGCGTGTCGCCGATCCGCGGCCCCTTGGTGATGACGTGCACGAGCGCCATGCCGTGCCCGCGAGCGAGGCCGTAGTCCTCCTTCAGCCATTCCAGGATGGGGCCCGCCTTCGTGCCGGGGCCGAATCCGCGCTCGGCGGCGAGGTCGATGAACTGTCGGGGCGTGAGCCCGGTCTTCGTCTCGATGTTGTCGAGGTAGCTCTGGAAGGACATCGTCGTTCCTCTCGAATGGCGGTTCAGCGGAGGCGGGGAAGCACGTCCTCGCCGAGGTAGGCGACGTGGTCGAGGTCGTTCATGTCCAGGAGCTGGAAGTAGAGGCGCGTCGCGCCGAGCTCCTTGAGCTGCGACGCCTTCTCGACGATTTCGTCGGCCGACCCGGCGAAGTTGTGCCCGGCGCGGAAGGCCGCGAGATCCGTGCCCGTGCGGGCCGCGCGACGCTCGAGGTCCGCGGCAGAGCCGCCGGCGAGGGTCGTGAGCGCGACGCTGAGCTTCAGGCTCCCCGGGGCGCGGCCCACCTGCTCGCACGCGGCACGCACGCGCGAGAAGCGATCGGCGATGACGTCCTCCGGCTGGAACGCGATGTTGAACTCGGTCGCGTGCCGTGCGGCGAGCTCGGGCGTGCGGGTGAGGCCGGCGCCGCCGACGATGACGGGCACGCGTTCCTGCGCGGGCTTCGGCAGCGCGGGGGAGTCGACGAGGCGGTAGTGCTCGCCCTCGAACGTGTAGCGCTCGCCGACCGGCGTGGCCCACAGCCCGTTCACGATCTCGAGCTGCTCGGCCAGCAGGCCGAAGCGCTTCTTCGGAAACGGGATGCCGTACGCGAGATGCTCCGCCTCGAACCAGCCGGTTCCCAGCCCCAGCTCGGCACGGCCATCCGACATCTGGTCGACCTGAGCGACCTGGATGGCGAGGATCCCGGGCCAGCGGTAGGTGACCGACGAGACGAGGGTCCCCAGGCGCAGCCGCGTCGTCTCGCGGGCGAGGCCGGCGAGGGTGGTCCAGGCGTCGGTGGGCCCGGGCATCCCGTCGTCGCCCATCGTCAGGTAGTGGTCGGATCGGAAGAAGCCGTCGAAGCCCGCCCGCTCGGCCGCCTGCGCGAACGCGAGCTGGGTGTCGTAGCTGGCCCCCATCTGGGGCTCGGTGAAGACGCAGAACTCCATGGGCTCAGTCTGCCAGCGGGCGTCGCGGGTCAGTTCGACGACTTGAAGATGAAGGTCTCCGTCGGCGGGCCCTGCTCGTGCGGCGGACGGTAGACGTCGGGCTCGAGGTAGATGACCTTCGCCGCGGGCACGGCCTCGCGGATGCGGGCCTCGACCGCGTCGATGTCGTGCGCGGCCTCCGCGACCGTCACGTCCTTGGGCAGCCCGATCTTGCCCGCCACGAGCAGCTCCTCGGGGCCGAGGTAGAGCGTCTTCACGTGGATGAGCTTCTCGACCTCGGGGCCCGACTCGATCGCGCGGACGATGCGGTCGAAGTCCGCCTCGGTCGCGCCCTCGCCGACCAGCAGGCTCTTCGTCTCGATGCCCAGCATGATCGCGACGAGGATGAGCAGCACGCCGATGCACAGCGTGCCGATCGCGTCGAAGACGGCGTCGCCCGTGATGACCGTGAGCCCGACGCCGAGCAGGGCGAAGACGAGGCCGAGGAGCGCGGCGGTGTCCTCGAGGAGCACCACGGGCAGCTCGGGCGCCTTCGCGCGCCGCACGAACGACACCCACGACTGACCGCGGTCGCGCACCGCGTTGCTCTCCTTCATCGCGGTGCGCAGCGAGAAGCCCTCCAGGCAGATCGCCACGAGCAGGATCACGATCGGCAGCCATGCCTGCTCGAGCTCGTGCGGGTGGGTGAGCTTCTCGATGCCCTCGTAGATCGAGAAGACGCCGCCGACCGAGAAGAGGATGATCGCCACGACGAACGCGTACACGTAGCGCTCCCGGCCGTGGCCGAAGGGGTGCTCGCGGTCGGCCGCGCGCTTCGCGCGTCGCCCGCCCAGGAGGAGCAGCAGCTGGTTGCCCGAGTCGGCGACCGAGTGGATGCCCTCCGCGAGCATCGACGCGGAACCCGAGATGAGCCATCCGATGAACTTCGCGATCGCGATGCCGAGGTTCGCCGCGAATGCCGCGAGGATCGCCTTGCCGCCGCCGTGTGCGCTCATGCAGGGATT encodes:
- a CDS encoding SMP-30/gluconolactonase/LRE family protein, whose amino-acid sequence is MQSTSPWTRLTRDPYPLGEGLRLVDGVVHWVDLEGGVLHAWTPEGGAADTHRLDMPIGFAERAPDGRLIAAAGAGVVELSIFGDHTRLADTGLDPAHHRVNDGAFAPDGSLWFGTMARGDEPAEGSVWRWDAVTGEVTRLLPDIDIPNGPTFLRGGEHVLIADTTKGRILRARVADVTALETFAEVEGGSPDGLHVDPQGRIWNAIYGGARLDVYAVDGTLLAQVPVPAQNPTSALVTRDGRVIVTSASNGLDEPGEFDGHTFAAPLAAVLPA
- a CDS encoding NAD(+) synthase yields the protein MSEYAFESAYGHGYARVAAATIPLAIADPAANAAAVIESARELSDDAVAVVVYPELCLSGYSIEDLVLQDPLLDAVHAAIQTIVEASADLLPVLVVGAPLAHGNRLFNTAVVIHRGEILGVAPKSNLPTYREFYERRWYAPGDDQRGTIAVAGREVPFGPDLLFDATDIPGLVIHAEICEDMWVPVPPSSLAALAGASVLLNLSGSPITIARADDRHLLCQSASARCLAVYAYAAAGLGESTNDVSWDGQTMIYEGGTLLAQTERFPDGPRYSVADVDLDRLRQDRMRAGTFDDNRRTHGEKLEFRTIRFELDPPRGDVGLRRVLDRFPFVPDDPARLAQDCYEAFNIQVSGLVQRMRAIGDPKPVIGVSGGLDSTHALLVIARAMDRMGRPRSDILAYTMPGFATSEHTKSNAIALAESVGASIETIDIRPAATEMLKQMGHPFGRGEPVYDVTFENVQAGMRTDYLFRLANHHGGIVVGTGDLSEIALGWATYGVGDQMSHYSVNPGVPKTLMQHLIRWVIAHGEGVSEAERTVLQSVLDTEISPELVPAGQDGKTQSTESTIGPYALHDFTLFHILRYGLRPSKIAFLAQHAWADAESGAWPPGFPEDEHYAYDLATIVKWEQVFLKRFFGFAQFKRSAIPNGPKVSPAGSLSPRGDWRAPSDGNARAWLAELKAALPDLVD
- a CDS encoding lipase maturation factor family protein is translated as MDGFAAVDFTFAREVLQRGIAALYLVAFLSSLNQFRALLGEHGLLPAPELLEWARSSDRAKKAVRPTLFRWVRYSDRRLAALCIVGILVSALLIAGVPQLGPPWVPMLCFLAIWFGYMSIVSIGQTFYGFGWEMLLLEAGFLAAFLGSSDQPPATAVIVLFWWLVFRLEFGAGMIKIRGGREWRDLTALTFHHETQPMPGPLSRHAHLLPRWFHKLEVVGNHFAQLVVPWLLFVPILGLWLPDDIPLLVGALAAAIVVATQLWLVLTGNFAWLNWATIVLGFSAIGIPGDASGTIPLYWIVVTSAVALLYIVLSWAPLKNLFAHRQLMNASFNRWNLANAYGAFGTVTKERIEYVAEGTLDANPELAEWSEYGFRGKPGDVRRTPPQWAPYHLRLDWLMWFLPLGYRLEDWFLVFLVRLLQADGPTLRLLKNDPFDGHRPRFVRVVSYRYRFATRAERKETGAVWVRDRRRVLVQPLSLEG